GGTTCACGTTGCGGACCAGTACAACGAGCATCACCGCGAAAGCCGCGGCGAACCGCTCCGGGGGAACCTTCCAGACCCACAGGAGGAGAAGGCTCAGTGGGAAGGCCACGAGGCCCACGCTGGGCAGCCAGCGGAAGCGATAGGCAGCGAGGGCGCCCAGGACGTAAGCGGGCACCACCTCCCGGAAGGCCAGGACGAAGAGCGCTCCGGTAGCGGGCCCCAGGCCTCGGCCTCCGCGATCCCGTCGGACGACCTTATAAAAGGGCCAGCAATGGCCAACCACGGGGGCCACCGCCGCAGCGATCAGCCAGGGCAGGCTGAACCCGGCCCGCAGGGCGATGGCTGTGGGAAGAGCTCCCTTGCCCAGATCGAAGAGGATCGTGATCAGCCCGGGGAGAGGGCCTGCCAGCCGCCACGCCCCACCCCCGCCGGGGTTGTCCCGGAATTCGTGCGGGGTGCGCCCGGTCTTCCAGCGCACGAAGAATTCCGCTGGCAATACCGAGCCGAGGAGATACCCGGCTGCCACCAGCACCACCGGTTCCATCCCAATCCCCTCTATTCCCTGCCCCTTAGGCCCGCTTTTCGGCCAGGGATCCATTGTAGCGAAACCCGGGGTCGCCGCGAAGCACGAGGAGGAGAGCGAAAGAGATCCACGCCGGGATAGCGTGGTAAGGCATAAC
Above is a genomic segment from Thermoflexus hugenholtzii JAD2 containing:
- a CDS encoding glycerol-3-phosphate acyltransferase; translated protein: MEPVVLVAAGYLLGSVLPAEFFVRWKTGRTPHEFRDNPGGGGAWRLAGPLPGLITILFDLGKGALPTAIALRAGFSLPWLIAAAVAPVVGHCWPFYKVVRRDRGGRGLGPATGALFVLAFREVVPAYVLGALAAYRFRWLPSVGLVAFPLSLLLLWVWKVPPERFAAAFAVMLVVLVRNVNLLWTVLRTRGAERPH